The following proteins are encoded in a genomic region of Paenibacillus antri:
- a CDS encoding glycoside hydrolase family 18 protein — protein MSYLIGYVGDRALPDLTADAARKLTHMNVAFGHVRDDEIRIDHLEHLRELERLKREHPSLKILLSVGGWSAGGFSEAASTEAGRRRMAESAIDVLTRFPFDGIDLDWEYPCYAEAGIAASPDDKRNFTLLLRDMREAFDRKAAEDGGAYMLTIAAGADQYYVDGTEMDEVQRYLDYVQLMTYDMRGGFQTLTGHHTNLYTPTGDLFRISVDASVRLFERAGVPREKLAIGAAFYSRMWKDVPNVNRGLLQMTPGSGGYGPDYGELAERYIDKNGFVRYWDDEAKAPYLFDGSTFITYDDEESLEHKCDYVKREGLAGIMFWEYKCDPSGRLLDAMYRNL, from the coding sequence ATGAGTTACCTCATCGGATACGTAGGGGACCGCGCACTGCCCGACTTGACGGCCGACGCCGCGCGGAAGCTGACGCATATGAACGTCGCGTTCGGCCATGTGCGGGACGACGAAATCCGCATCGACCATCTGGAGCATCTGCGCGAGCTTGAACGGCTGAAGCGGGAGCATCCGTCCCTTAAGATTCTGCTCTCCGTCGGCGGCTGGAGCGCCGGCGGCTTCTCCGAAGCGGCTTCGACGGAGGCCGGCCGGCGCCGGATGGCGGAATCGGCGATCGATGTCCTGACGCGATTCCCGTTCGACGGCATCGACCTCGATTGGGAATATCCGTGTTACGCCGAAGCCGGCATCGCCGCCTCTCCGGACGACAAGCGCAACTTCACGCTGCTGCTGCGGGACATGCGCGAAGCGTTCGACCGGAAGGCTGCGGAGGACGGCGGGGCGTACATGCTGACGATCGCCGCGGGCGCCGATCAATATTACGTCGACGGGACCGAGATGGACGAGGTACAGCGGTACCTCGATTACGTGCAGCTGATGACGTACGACATGCGGGGCGGCTTCCAGACGTTAACGGGCCATCATACGAATTTATATACGCCTACGGGCGATCTGTTCCGCATCAGCGTCGACGCGTCGGTTCGGTTGTTCGAGCGGGCCGGCGTGCCGCGGGAGAAGCTGGCGATCGGCGCGGCGTTCTATTCCCGTATGTGGAAGGACGTCCCGAACGTCAACCGGGGACTGCTTCAGATGACCCCCGGCTCGGGCGGGTACGGTCCCGACTACGGCGAATTGGCCGAGCGGTACATCGATAAGAACGGCTTCGTCCGCTATTGGGACGACGAAGCGAAGGCGCCGTACTTATTCGACGGAAGCACGTTCATCACGTACGACGACGAGGAGTCGCTGGAGCATAAATGCGATTACGTCAAGCGCGAAGGGCTGGCCGGCATCATGTTCTGGGAGTACAAATGCGACCCGTCGGGGCGGCTGCTCGACGCGATGTATCGGAATTTATAA
- a CDS encoding glycoside hydrolase family 125 protein: MEQFRLPKANIPHLELPDAIRRTLAEADEKLAGRPKLQRLFRNCFPNTLETTTKRMDDGTTFVITGDIPAMWLRDSVEQVIHYVPLAKDDPELARIVAGLVRRHAMYINIDPYANAFNEAANDWHWDANDETDMSPWVWERKFELDSLCFTVRLAYVYWKETGLTDIFDESFKLAMRNIVDVWKTEQRHFERSPYRFMRRNCPAIDTLRNEGLGMPVNYTGMIWSGFRPSDDACEFHYNIPANMFAAVSLAQLQDIARWVYRDEAFVGEMKRLEDDVRHGIELYGTYRHPVYGKIYAYETDGFGNYALMDDAGTPSLLSIPYLGYADANDETYRNTRRFILSWENPFYYEGTAAKGIGSPHTPPGYIWPMALSMQGLTAAGDAEMLDTIAVLEATDADTGYMHEGFHADDPAKFTRSWFAWSNSLFAQLVLRAMGKGLLDGEGGKRA; encoded by the coding sequence ATGGAACAATTCAGACTGCCGAAAGCGAACATCCCCCACCTAGAGCTCCCGGACGCGATTCGGCGGACGCTGGCGGAGGCGGATGAAAAACTGGCCGGCCGCCCGAAGCTGCAGCGGCTCTTCCGCAACTGCTTCCCGAACACGCTGGAGACGACGACGAAGCGGATGGACGACGGCACGACGTTCGTCATTACGGGCGACATCCCCGCGATGTGGCTGCGCGACTCGGTCGAGCAGGTCATCCATTACGTGCCGCTCGCGAAGGACGACCCGGAGCTTGCGCGCATCGTCGCCGGCCTCGTCCGGCGCCATGCGATGTACATCAACATCGACCCGTACGCGAACGCGTTCAACGAAGCCGCGAACGACTGGCATTGGGACGCGAACGACGAAACCGACATGTCCCCGTGGGTATGGGAGCGGAAGTTCGAGCTCGACTCGCTCTGCTTTACGGTGCGGCTCGCCTATGTGTATTGGAAGGAAACGGGCTTGACGGACATTTTCGACGAATCGTTCAAGCTCGCGATGCGGAACATCGTAGACGTCTGGAAAACGGAACAGCGCCACTTCGAACGCTCCCCGTACCGGTTCATGCGCCGGAACTGTCCGGCGATCGATACGCTGCGCAACGAAGGTCTCGGCATGCCGGTCAACTATACCGGCATGATCTGGTCCGGCTTCCGGCCGAGCGACGACGCCTGCGAGTTCCATTACAACATCCCGGCGAACATGTTCGCGGCCGTCTCGCTCGCCCAGTTGCAGGACATCGCGCGCTGGGTGTACCGGGACGAAGCGTTCGTCGGCGAGATGAAGAGGCTCGAGGACGACGTCCGCCACGGGATCGAGCTGTACGGCACGTACCGCCACCCGGTCTACGGGAAGATCTACGCGTACGAGACCGACGGCTTCGGCAACTACGCGCTCATGGACGACGCCGGAACGCCGAGCCTGCTGTCGATTCCGTATCTCGGGTACGCCGACGCGAACGACGAGACGTATCGGAACACGCGGCGGTTCATCCTGAGCTGGGAAAATCCTTTCTATTATGAAGGGACCGCGGCCAAGGGGATCGGCAGCCCGCACACGCCGCCGGGCTACATCTGGCCGATGGCGCTGTCGATGCAAGGACTGACTGCCGCGGGCGACGCGGAGATGCTGGATACGATCGCCGTGCTGGAGGCGACCGACGCCGACACCGGCTATATGCACGAAGGGTTCCACGCCGACGACCCGGCGAAATTCACCCGCTCTTGGTTCGCTTGGTCGAACAGTCTATTCGCGCAGCTCGTCCTGCGCGCGATGGGGAAGGGCTTATTGGACGGGGAAGGAGGGAAGAGGGCATGA
- a CDS encoding alpha-mannosidase, with protein MIRIHRFLTDLTEKMWLDVVELPEWHLQRARYIRPGEYELDEANAGVQPIGALDGKHGTTYFMSKTVDIPATWTGDPVGLVFEGGGEGLLRVDGVPYHGLDRNHTFVPLPPERVGSSPKLEIELYDPIPEPHDPLNRQAVIQPPIRGVRAALVRVNAPLRSLKYSVAVLAEALRAQPEQDLTRGRLVRVIHDAMDAMYAEPERWSDGSWVRSFEEALLAKVREEAPEDARDGFMHMVGQSHIDVAWLWPVRETVRKTSRTFSTVCTLMEEYPEFTYSQRQPQLYAFAKERYPELYEKIKARVAEGRWELVGGMWVEPDLNIPSGESLVRQILYGQRFYEAEFGKRSNIEWLPDTFGYCASLPQILKLADIPYFMTTKLNWNDTNPFPYDLFDWVGIDGTSVVAYLNHGLNEHTRPKDVDEHWKSYKQKDVHPEQMLLYGHGDGGGGVTDEMVEFVRRAELAVGQPVSRFSTAAAFFDSVGKRRPRLPQWHGDLYLELHRGTYTTHARNKRSNRKAEALYREAELWGRFAGAAGREAKERLDAGWKLILLNQFHDIIPGTSIPEAYVTSAAEYEEAFALGDGALKGGIEAIADDVDTRGEGQPYVVFNGLGWARGDVVDIAGDAALAGLAAYDAQGERLASDLRVEGESRTLSVYVPAIPAFGHKTIWLRPAPEAAAADDGADNAFPLAWEMDFYTLEFNDAGEIVRWYDKDAKREWLRPGDKANELQLFHDKPTYWDAWDIDPRFEAQRAGGVELISKEVALRGETQDVLRFRWKLNDSVVRQDVVLYRHSRRVDFKTKVSWAERHKLLKVAFPVDLVAAKAAYEIPFGALERPTHTNTSWERAQFEVCGHRWADVSERNGGVSLLNDCKYGYDIKGRTMRLSLLRAPTWPDLNADQGEHEFTYSLLPHAGDWRDAHVARRAMELNHPAVAIEASAHAGALPSEHAWIRLDAEHVVLDAIKAAEDCSGTILRFYESSGGRETVRVQWAQPFAKASVVNLLEDDLEALAHREGAFELSFAPFEIKTVKLVSPETAV; from the coding sequence ATGATTCGCATCCATAGATTCCTGACCGATCTAACCGAGAAGATGTGGCTGGACGTCGTCGAGCTGCCGGAATGGCATCTGCAGCGAGCCCGCTATATCCGCCCCGGCGAATACGAGCTCGACGAGGCGAACGCCGGCGTACAGCCGATCGGCGCGTTGGACGGCAAGCACGGCACGACGTACTTCATGAGCAAAACCGTCGACATCCCCGCGACGTGGACCGGCGACCCCGTCGGCCTCGTCTTCGAGGGAGGCGGCGAAGGGCTGCTGCGCGTCGACGGCGTGCCGTACCACGGGCTCGACCGGAACCATACGTTCGTGCCGCTGCCGCCGGAGCGGGTCGGATCGTCGCCGAAGCTCGAGATCGAGCTGTACGATCCGATCCCCGAGCCGCACGATCCGCTGAACCGGCAAGCCGTCATCCAGCCGCCGATCCGCGGCGTCCGCGCGGCGCTGGTCCGCGTCAACGCGCCGCTGCGGAGCCTGAAATATAGCGTGGCCGTGCTGGCCGAGGCGCTGCGGGCGCAGCCGGAGCAGGATCTGACGCGGGGGCGGCTCGTACGCGTGATCCACGACGCGATGGACGCGATGTACGCCGAGCCGGAGCGCTGGTCGGACGGCTCATGGGTGCGGTCGTTCGAAGAGGCGCTCCTCGCGAAGGTGCGCGAGGAAGCGCCGGAGGATGCGCGCGACGGCTTTATGCACATGGTCGGACAGTCGCATATCGACGTCGCCTGGCTGTGGCCGGTGCGGGAGACGGTGCGCAAGACGAGTCGGACGTTTTCTACCGTATGCACGTTGATGGAGGAATACCCCGAGTTCACGTATTCGCAGAGGCAGCCGCAGCTGTACGCGTTCGCGAAGGAGCGGTACCCGGAATTGTATGAAAAGATCAAGGCGCGCGTCGCGGAAGGCCGCTGGGAGCTCGTCGGCGGCATGTGGGTCGAGCCGGACCTCAACATCCCGAGCGGCGAGTCGCTCGTCCGCCAAATCTTATACGGACAACGATTTTACGAAGCGGAGTTCGGCAAGCGTTCCAACATCGAGTGGCTGCCGGATACGTTCGGATACTGCGCGTCGCTGCCGCAAATATTGAAGCTCGCCGACATTCCGTACTTCATGACGACGAAGCTGAACTGGAACGACACGAACCCGTTCCCGTACGATCTGTTCGACTGGGTCGGCATCGACGGCACGTCCGTCGTCGCCTACCTCAACCACGGACTGAACGAGCATACGCGGCCGAAGGACGTCGACGAGCACTGGAAGTCTTACAAACAGAAGGACGTTCATCCGGAGCAAATGCTGCTGTACGGGCACGGCGACGGGGGCGGCGGCGTGACGGACGAGATGGTCGAATTCGTCCGGCGCGCGGAGCTCGCGGTCGGCCAGCCGGTCAGCCGGTTCAGCACGGCCGCGGCCTTCTTCGATAGTGTAGGGAAGCGCCGGCCGCGGCTGCCGCAGTGGCACGGCGATCTGTACCTCGAGCTGCACCGCGGGACGTACACGACGCACGCGCGCAATAAGCGCAGCAACCGCAAAGCCGAGGCGTTGTACCGCGAGGCGGAGCTGTGGGGACGGTTCGCCGGCGCGGCCGGCCGCGAGGCGAAAGAGCGGCTCGACGCGGGCTGGAAGCTGATCCTCTTGAACCAGTTCCACGACATTATACCGGGGACGTCGATTCCGGAGGCGTACGTTACGTCCGCGGCGGAGTACGAGGAAGCGTTCGCCTTGGGAGACGGAGCGCTGAAGGGGGGGATCGAGGCGATTGCGGACGACGTCGACACGCGCGGCGAAGGGCAGCCGTACGTCGTGTTCAACGGACTCGGCTGGGCGCGCGGCGACGTCGTCGACATCGCGGGCGACGCGGCGCTCGCCGGCCTTGCCGCATATGACGCGCAAGGCGAACGTCTTGCGTCCGACCTGCGCGTCGAGGGCGAATCGCGCACGCTGTCGGTATATGTGCCGGCGATCCCGGCGTTCGGGCACAAGACGATCTGGCTTCGCCCGGCGCCCGAGGCGGCGGCTGCGGACGACGGGGCGGACAACGCGTTCCCTCTCGCGTGGGAGATGGATTTCTACACGCTCGAATTCAACGATGCCGGGGAGATCGTCCGGTGGTACGACAAGGACGCGAAGCGGGAGTGGCTGCGTCCGGGCGACAAGGCGAACGAGCTGCAGCTGTTCCACGACAAGCCGACGTATTGGGATGCGTGGGACATCGATCCTCGCTTCGAAGCGCAGCGCGCGGGCGGCGTCGAGCTGATCTCGAAGGAGGTCGCGTTGCGGGGCGAGACGCAGGACGTGCTTCGCTTCCGCTGGAAGCTGAACGACTCCGTCGTCCGTCAGGACGTCGTGCTGTACCGCCATTCGCGGCGGGTGGACTTCAAGACGAAGGTGTCTTGGGCGGAGCGCCACAAGCTGCTGAAGGTCGCCTTCCCCGTCGACCTCGTCGCCGCGAAGGCCGCGTACGAAATTCCGTTCGGCGCCCTGGAGCGCCCGACGCATACGAACACGAGCTGGGAGCGGGCGCAATTCGAAGTATGCGGCCACCGGTGGGCGGACGTATCCGAGCGGAACGGCGGCGTGAGCTTGCTGAACGATTGCAAATACGGCTACGACATCAAGGGTCGGACGATGCGCCTCAGCCTGCTCCGCGCGCCGACGTGGCCGGACTTGAACGCGGACCAAGGCGAGCACGAGTTCACGTATTCGCTGCTGCCGCACGCAGGCGATTGGCGGGACGCGCACGTCGCGCGCCGCGCGATGGAGCTGAACCATCCGGCGGTCGCGATCGAAGCTTCCGCGCATGCCGGCGCTTTGCCTTCGGAGCATGCGTGGATCCGCCTCGACGCCGAACACGTCGTGCTCGACGCGATCAAGGCGGCCGAAGACTGCTCGGGCACGATCCTGCGGTTCTACGAATCGTCGGGCGGCCGGGAGACGGTCCGCGTGCAGTGGGCGCAGCCGTTCGCGAAGGCGTCCGTCGTCAACTTGCTGGAGGACGACCTCGAGGCGCTGGCGCATCGCGAGGGCGCGTTCGAGCTGTCGTTCGCCCCGTTCGAAATCAAGACGGTGAAGCTCGTTTCGCCGGAAACAGCGGTGTAG
- a CDS encoding glycoside hydrolase family 3 N-terminal domain-containing protein — MKYKDASLPIKERLDDLLGRMTREEKIGQLVQPMGWKTYKKEADGTVSVTDSFKEDIAAGGVGSLYGALRADPWTEVTLETGLSPRQGAIATNEIQRYAIENSRLGIPILFGEECSHGHMAIGATVFPVPLSVGSAWNPELYREMCEATALETRSQGGAATYSPVLDVVRDPRWGRTEECFAEDPYLIGEYAVQAMKGLQGDSLDSDRTMVATLKHFAAYGSSEGGRNAAPVHMGARELHEIDLYPFKKAVEAGAASVMTAYNEIDGVPCTSDAYLLNDLLRKEWGFDGFVITDFGAIQMLVHGHNTAANGEEAVAQSLRAGVDMEMSGFMFRKHLNSAIEQGLLSENDLDAAVRRVLEMKFRLGLFERPYADPDLAERSIGSEAHVRLARRLATEGVVLLKNEDGALPLSKSVGKVAVIGPNANHTYNQLGDYTSPQPRGQIVTVLDGVRAKLGEDRVPYAPGCRIKGDSKEGFEPALACAAEADAVVLVLGGSSARDFGEGTIDLKTGASVVSDNPWNDMECGEGIDRSTLNLMGVQLELAKEIHKLGKPVIVVYINGRPIAEPWIDENAHAILEAWYPGQEGGNAIADLLFGDANPSGRLTVTIPKDVGQLPAYYHSKRTRGKRYLETDLEPAYPFGFGLSYTEFTYDNVRVSPERIAPSGEATVSVDVTNAGAVAGDEVVQLYVSDVTASVTRPEIALKGFRKIRLAPGETQTVTFRVGPEQLQLLDKNLKPVVEPGEFRLLVGRHSRDLTACSLFVTEEKSL; from the coding sequence ATGAAATATAAAGACGCCTCGCTGCCGATAAAGGAGCGCCTCGACGACTTGCTCGGCCGGATGACGCGGGAAGAGAAGATCGGCCAGCTCGTGCAGCCGATGGGCTGGAAGACGTATAAGAAGGAAGCGGACGGCACCGTGTCGGTGACGGATTCGTTCAAGGAAGACATCGCAGCGGGCGGCGTCGGCTCGCTCTACGGGGCGCTTCGCGCCGATCCGTGGACGGAGGTGACGCTCGAAACCGGACTGTCGCCGAGACAAGGCGCGATCGCCACGAACGAAATCCAACGGTACGCGATCGAAAACTCGCGCCTCGGCATCCCGATCCTGTTCGGCGAGGAGTGCTCGCACGGGCATATGGCGATCGGCGCGACGGTGTTCCCGGTGCCGCTGTCGGTCGGCAGCGCGTGGAATCCGGAGCTGTACCGCGAGATGTGCGAAGCGACCGCGCTCGAGACGCGCAGCCAAGGCGGCGCGGCGACGTATTCCCCGGTGCTCGACGTCGTGCGCGACCCGCGATGGGGCCGGACCGAGGAATGCTTCGCGGAGGATCCGTATTTGATCGGCGAGTACGCGGTCCAAGCGATGAAAGGGCTGCAGGGCGATTCGCTCGACAGCGACCGCACGATGGTCGCGACGCTGAAGCATTTCGCGGCATACGGCAGCTCGGAGGGCGGCCGCAACGCGGCGCCCGTTCATATGGGCGCACGCGAGCTGCACGAAATCGACCTGTACCCGTTCAAGAAAGCGGTCGAGGCGGGCGCCGCCTCCGTCATGACGGCGTACAACGAGATCGACGGCGTGCCCTGCACCTCCGATGCGTACTTGCTGAACGACCTGCTGCGCAAGGAATGGGGCTTCGACGGCTTCGTCATTACCGACTTCGGCGCGATCCAGATGCTCGTTCACGGCCACAACACGGCGGCGAACGGGGAAGAGGCGGTGGCGCAATCGCTGCGGGCGGGCGTCGATATGGAGATGTCGGGCTTCATGTTCCGCAAGCATCTGAATTCGGCGATAGAACAAGGGCTTCTCTCGGAAAATGACCTCGACGCCGCCGTCCGCCGCGTGCTGGAGATGAAGTTCCGGCTCGGCTTGTTCGAGCGGCCGTACGCCGACCCCGACCTCGCCGAGCGCTCGATCGGCTCCGAGGCGCATGTGCGGCTCGCGAGACGCCTCGCGACGGAAGGCGTCGTCCTGCTGAAGAACGAAGACGGCGCGCTGCCGCTCAGCAAGTCCGTCGGCAAAGTCGCGGTCATCGGGCCGAACGCGAACCATACGTACAATCAGCTCGGGGACTACACGTCGCCGCAGCCGCGCGGCCAGATCGTCACCGTGCTGGACGGCGTTCGCGCGAAGCTCGGGGAAGATCGCGTGCCGTACGCGCCGGGCTGCCGCATTAAAGGCGACTCCAAGGAAGGCTTCGAGCCGGCGCTCGCGTGCGCCGCGGAAGCGGACGCCGTCGTGCTCGTGCTCGGCGGGTCCAGCGCGCGCGATTTCGGCGAAGGGACGATCGACCTGAAGACAGGCGCTTCGGTCGTGTCGGATAACCCGTGGAACGATATGGAATGCGGCGAAGGCATCGACCGCTCCACGCTGAACCTGATGGGCGTCCAGCTCGAGCTGGCGAAGGAAATCCACAAGCTCGGCAAGCCCGTCATCGTCGTCTACATCAACGGCCGTCCGATCGCGGAGCCGTGGATCGACGAGAACGCGCACGCGATTCTCGAGGCATGGTATCCGGGACAGGAGGGCGGCAACGCGATCGCGGACCTGTTGTTCGGCGATGCGAATCCGTCCGGACGGCTGACGGTGACGATTCCGAAAGACGTCGGTCAGCTGCCGGCGTACTACCATTCGAAGCGCACGCGGGGCAAGCGGTACCTCGAGACGGACCTCGAACCGGCGTATCCGTTCGGCTTCGGGCTCAGCTACACCGAGTTCACATACGACAACGTCCGCGTCTCGCCGGAGCGGATCGCGCCAAGCGGCGAAGCGACGGTCAGCGTCGACGTGACGAACGCCGGCGCCGTCGCCGGCGACGAGGTCGTCCAGCTGTACGTGTCTGACGTGACGGCGTCGGTGACGCGGCCCGAGATCGCGCTCAAGGGCTTCCGTAAGATACGCCTTGCGCCGGGCGAGACGCAAACCGTAACGTTCCGCGTCGGACCGGAGCAGCTGCAGCTGCTCGACAAGAACTTGAAGCCCGTCGTCGAGCCCGGCGAGTTCCGGCTGCTCGTCGGCCGCCACTCGCGCGATCTGACGGCTTGCAGCCTATTTGTAACGGAGGAGAAATCGCTATGA
- a CDS encoding LacI family DNA-binding transcriptional regulator, translating into MPRKVSIQTIADQLGLSKYAVSRALSGKSGVSQATRERVLKLAETLGYGLPAQKAKPPASGTASFVLVCINQSNRGDPSYWQRVLEGIIAGCREKGWQHAIVSQPLSFPKGSALSPQETIAPHLDWNGCLGLVVLGAYPYSALQLMARTGKPLVLLDHNEPMLDCDAVNHANIDAGMTVAHHLIAARRCRSIVYLGDDGRSTSFSERRIGVRIAAERYGDERTKLREWELPYEEGGWLEEAQARFERLAPEERPDGWICANDDIAIRWMRKLQELGVSIPEQTLVTGIDNVEGAAHASPRLTTVNLCKEELGARAVEALQRRIERPGSPAERIQLRSAFIPRDSA; encoded by the coding sequence ATGCCTAGGAAAGTATCGATCCAGACGATCGCCGACCAGCTCGGCTTATCCAAATACGCCGTCTCCCGAGCGCTCAGCGGGAAGTCCGGCGTCAGCCAAGCGACGCGAGAACGCGTGCTGAAGCTCGCCGAGACGCTAGGATACGGGCTGCCGGCGCAGAAGGCGAAGCCGCCCGCTTCCGGAACGGCCTCCTTCGTGCTTGTCTGCATCAACCAGTCGAACCGGGGCGACCCTTCCTATTGGCAGCGCGTGCTGGAGGGCATTATCGCCGGTTGCCGGGAGAAGGGATGGCAGCATGCCATCGTTTCCCAACCCCTATCGTTTCCGAAGGGGTCCGCGCTTAGCCCGCAGGAGACGATCGCGCCGCATCTGGATTGGAACGGATGCCTCGGGCTCGTCGTGTTGGGCGCTTACCCGTACTCCGCGCTCCAGCTGATGGCTCGCACCGGCAAGCCCCTCGTGCTTCTCGATCATAACGAACCGATGCTGGACTGCGATGCGGTCAACCACGCCAACATCGACGCGGGCATGACCGTCGCGCACCACCTGATCGCGGCGCGGCGCTGCCGAAGCATCGTCTACCTCGGCGACGACGGCCGGTCGACGAGCTTCTCCGAGCGGCGCATCGGCGTCCGCATCGCGGCGGAGCGGTACGGCGACGAAAGAACGAAGCTTCGGGAATGGGAGCTCCCTTACGAGGAGGGGGGATGGTTGGAGGAAGCGCAGGCGCGCTTCGAACGACTGGCGCCGGAGGAACGGCCGGACGGCTGGATTTGCGCCAACGACGACATCGCCATTCGGTGGATGCGGAAGCTGCAGGAGCTCGGCGTCTCGATTCCGGAGCAGACGCTCGTGACCGGCATCGACAACGTCGAAGGCGCCGCCCATGCGTCCCCGCGGTTGACGACGGTCAACCTATGCAAGGAAGAATTGGGCGCTCGCGCCGTCGAAGCGCTGCAGCGCAGAATCGAACGGCCGGGCTCCCCCGCCGAACGCATTCAGTTGCGCTCTGCGTTCATTCCGCGGGATTCCGCGTAG